AAACGGAGAAGCTGTCAATCGTATTCCGAGCGAAGGAACGATTGACCTCGAGGTCTGCGGTCCTGACTTCGAGCGGTATATGTGGCAGGCGTAGTGTTTCGCTGACTCATTCTATCCGTCCGACATGGGAATGATCCCGAGGAGCGGTTGAACGGGTCCCGGATCAACTTCTGAGTCCTGAATCGGCAGCTTCGTTTCGAGATTTGAAACTTGCTGAAGTAAGTGTGCAATCGAGACTCCGAACGTGTCGATGGAGTCGACAGCTGCGTGCGAGAGTCCAAGTAACTCACCTGACCGGCGGAGATGTCGTTCTGCACCGGTTCGGTTTCCCTCGAGGCATTTTACTCCGCAGGCGGAGAGCTTGATCAAGGCCTTGATGAAATCGGCCTGTGGTCCCTTCTTATTGTGGGCCATCCAGACCTGCTCCCATGCTTCGTGTGCTTCCCAGTAGTACCCGTTATTGAAGAGTTCGACCGCACGATCGAACATCGACTTGTGATCATCTTCGATCGCATCGGATGTTCCGTACATGTGTCCGGCTGGATCTGAAATCGGATGCGGAGTCTTGCCTGGAATATAGGTGTATGGGGGAAGCGAGTTCATCGATCGCAGCGGCTCCGGGATCTTTTTACGGGCAGAAACGAGACTGAAAGGGCGCGGAAAATCAGCTTGACAGACTTTGGAGCTGTCGGCTAGTCACGAGATCTCTCTCCCTTCCCCTGTTACTCAAGCAACGTCATCCCCTATTCATTTCTTGCGGGTCACTCTCACGACATGATGTCGTGACGGAGGAGGAGTCCGATGGTTTCATTTCGAGTTTCATTATTGTCGCTGGTTCTGTTCTCTGGTTTGGGCTGTGCGACAGCCACAACTTCAAACACAGCAAGAACTTCAACCGAACAGTTGTTGATCACCAATGCGGTCGATCAGTCGCTCGACAAGATCGACTTTCGGCCCTTTCGCGGTCATGCGGTCTTCCTGAATGACAAGTATGCGGACTGTGTGGATAAGAATTACGTGATCGCTTCAGTCCGTCACCGCATCCTTCAATCGGGTGCTCGACTGGTCGATTCTGCCGATAAGAGCGAGATCACCGTTGAACTTCGAACAGGAGCTGTCGGGACAGCTTCCTCGAATTCCTTCATCGGTGTCCCGGAAATTGTTTTGCCTGGTGTCGTCACTCTACCTGAAGTTCGCTTCGCCGAACGAAAGAAACAATCGGGGACCGCGAAGATAGGTCTCGTCGCTTTCGAGACCGGAAGTGGAATGGCACTCGGTACTGGCGGTCAGGCCCTTGCTCAGTCCGAAGACAGCAACTGGTTCGTTGTGGGTGCCGGTCCATTCCGAAGCGGAAACGTCAAAGGAGAAATCAGCAGCTCGACGACTGGACAAGCTGCGGTCAGGTACACGCAGATTCCAAAGATCATCACCTTCGCAGCTCCGGATCCTTCGGGAACTCAACTGGCTGCCGAGCCATTGCAGACGATCGATCCGGTTTCTCTCGAAAAGAACGAGTAGCAATCACTGCTTGATTGTATTAGTTTGAAAACTGCCAACGGTCCAACGCGGGAATCGCCCACGTTGGACCGTTTTTTCTAGCATGACGAAGTGTGATTAAGCGCCAGCGACACACTTCGTCGTCAGGGCTGAAGTGGCTTGATGACTTCCGATGGGACTTGCCCATCGAGATAGCGCCAGTTCTTGAGAAACGAAATCAAGTCGGCCATCTGCTGCGGATTGATGGTTCTCTCAAGTCCGACCGGCATCAGCGAGACCCCGTTGTTTTTGACCTGTTCAATTTCATCGCGGGGAATTGAGACAGTCTTGCCTTCAGGTTGCTTCAGCGTCATTGCGGCTGAGGTCTCGGACGCCAGAACTCCGGTGTGAATGCGCCCTGATGTATCAACAACGGTATAGCTGAAGTAGTTGGCATCGATGGCGCGATTCGGATCGAGAATATTCATGAGAAAGAAGTCGGGAGTCTTCGTTCTGGAATCAGAAATGTCGGGAGCGACATTGACGCCAATGGAGCCGACTTTGTGACAGGTGGCACACTGCTGTTCGAAAACTTTCATCCCGCGCGATGGGTTCGATTCAAGCTGTAAACAGTGCTGATATTCAGCGAGCACGCTGACGCGGTCTGCCGGAGGATCACGTTGAAGAAGTTTCTTCGCACGATCTTTCTGATCGGCATCTCCAATTCTCAACAGCGATCGCTCGAGAGAGTCGTCAATTTCCGTGCGATGAACCGCTCCCGATTCAAGTTCGTCGAGGAGCAACGCAGCCAGAGAAGTCGATCTCGCCATCTGTTGCAGGATCTCGCGACGAATTCGCCCACGTCGTTGAGGCAAGAGTGTTGAAAGCGTGGGAACAAGTTGTTCGCTGGGCCGGTCAAAGATTGCTGCGAGTGCAGAGGACGCCCGTTGAGCATGGCCGGAAGCGGTTGCAGCGACGAGAAGTTGGAGAGACGCAGAATCTTCCCCCAGCCCAAGTACCTGACAGATCATTGGATCGATCTTTGATTTGGGGTCATTAGCACCGAACAACTCGACTGCATCATCAATGAGATTTGCGAAAAGTATTCCGTTATCTTTTCGGAGCAGTTCGCGAGTCGCTCGAGACCCACCTTTCAGCCCCTCGGAGATTCCTGCAACGCATGCCAACTTCTGTTGTAAGGTGATCTCCGGACTCTGGAACGTCTGCATCAGTCGCTCCTCGACTTCGTCAGCAGTCGACTGTCGAGCGAAGAGTGTTGCGAGTGAGTTCAGCACGACGATATACGTTTCCTGTTTCTCAGGATCACACTTGAAGGTAGTGAGCTTCGAAAGGATCTCATCTGAGTCTGATCGCGCACTGACTCCCAGAAAGGCAGCGATCCATTCTGCGTCGTCATCTGCATCAGCTGCGAAGAGAGAATCGAGAACGAAGTCTTGATTGGCAGTGGTCAGGTCAGTCCATGGAATTCGTCCCAGCGTTGCGAAGACTTGTTTGCGGATGTTTGGCGAGGTCTGGCGTTGATCATTCGGAGCGAGTTTCTGCAATGACTCAAGACGAGTGTTCACAAGCTCGATCCACTCGGGCGCGGTCGAAAAACGGTCGGAGCCGATTTTGAGAATCAATGGTGTGAGACCGGGACTGCTTTTTGAATTGAGAGCTCGTTTCATGTCTTCAAGTTCAACATCATCGAAAGAATTCAGGACAGCCATGGCGAACATTGGATCAAGCTGGTGATCCTTTTGGAGTTCACGTAGGTGTTGAGGTGTTTGAGAATCGTTCCTTTCGAAAAGCATTCGGAAGGCGTGTTCTTTCTCCCAGGATGACTTTTGATGTTCGGGGTCAATGATCAGTGTTTTGAGCAGCGATTGAGTGGAAGTTTGAGATGTGGATTGTCCGGGGTCCGTTTGGGCAGATGGCTTCTGTTTTGCCTTACCGACGATCCGCCAGATTCGGCCTCGATCTCGACCAAGGACAAGATCCGGTCGGTCCTTTAGCTCTTCAGGCATGAACTGAGGATGTTCGATGACAGCTCGGTACATGTCGACGACGTAAAGACTCTCATCCGGACCCAGAGCAAGGTTTACGGGGCGAAACCATGAGTCTGTCGAAGCCAGAAACTCCCGTTTGCTGTCATCCGGTATGTCGCGGTACGTGGGGCCCGCTTCGCGAATTCGAGTGCAGTGAACGAGGTTCGCGGTGGGATCACAGGTGAAGATGGCATTGTGGAATTTCGGACCGAGAGAGTGATCGGGGTAGACCTGTACTCCGCAAGCTGCCGTGAATTGATTTGCATGCAGGTTCGACGTCGTCCAGGTTGTTGAAATCGGATAGAGAACGGAATCTTCGCCAGCGGGGCCAACGTCTTCGTAATGACGATTCACCACCAAACCGGGAGTCAACGTGAGTTGATCGTTTTCGAGGACGATCTGTCGGGCGGGATTCCGATTGGTGCAGACGAACCGATTTCCATCAAGAAACGTCAGCCCGAATTGGCTCATCCCAGCAACGGCTTCGTATTCGCCTGTTCGCGGGTGAAAGCGGAAATCTCTTCCAGCGATCGAGAGCGGTTTGGCTGGGGATTTGATCTCCCACGGAGCGTCCGGTCCGGGGACGATCTCACCGCCGCGAAGTCCGTTGGCGATATAGATGTATCCATCGAGTGCGAGTTGTGGATGGTTGTGCCGTAGCTGAGGGTTCTCAGTTGCGAAACCCTCGAACCAGATTTGCGTTTCGTCACAGACTCCGTCGTTGTCTTGGTCGCGAAGGAATAGAACCTGTCCATTCGAGGTGACGATCACGCCGTCTTCCCAGAACATCAGTCCGTTGGCGAAAAGCAGGTTCTCTTTGAAAAGTTTTGGATCGGAGTACCGTCCGTCTCCGTCGGTGTCTGTGAGCACGCGAATTCGGGAAAGGCCCGGTTGGTTGGGATCGGGTCCGTTGGGATAGTCGGACATCTCCACAACCCAGAGACGGTTGCTGGAATCGAAAGCAATGTGAACCGGGTCGACGACATCGGGTTCACTCGCCACAAGTTCAATGGCACAACTTTCGTCGAGTTGAAACTTCTGTACTGCCTCCATCGGAGGGAGAGGTTCGGCAGCAAGAGCAAGCAGTGAAGTGCAGAGATGAATGAACAGAGCAAGACTCAGGAGGTGTGTCGGCCTGATCACGAAGGGCTCCTCGGAGGCGGGGTGAGACAGGGGAACGCTGGAGGTCGAAGGAAATCGTCTCACAATTCGTTTCACATCGTCAAGGAGCAGCAAAAATCGAATCGGCGGGTTCGCCTTCCAACCAGCGATTCAAAGCGAGTCTCCTGCCGGATCAGCCAAGCTATGAGAATTTTGGACAATCGATAGCACTTGCCGAAACGCAGCTTCAGATAGAGAATATGGGAAACGAACTGCGAGAATTTCTGGATGATAGATATGCAGCTATG
The sequence above is drawn from the Thalassoglobus sp. JC818 genome and encodes:
- a CDS encoding DUF309 domain-containing protein; its protein translation is MNSLPPYTYIPGKTPHPISDPAGHMYGTSDAIEDDHKSMFDRAVELFNNGYYWEAHEAWEQVWMAHNKKGPQADFIKALIKLSACGVKCLEGNRTGAERHLRRSGELLGLSHAAVDSIDTFGVSIAHLLQQVSNLETKLPIQDSEVDPGPVQPLLGIIPMSDG
- a CDS encoding DUF6655 family protein gives rise to the protein MVSFRVSLLSLVLFSGLGCATATTSNTARTSTEQLLITNAVDQSLDKIDFRPFRGHAVFLNDKYADCVDKNYVIASVRHRILQSGARLVDSADKSEITVELRTGAVGTASSNSFIGVPEIVLPGVVTLPEVRFAERKKQSGTAKIGLVAFETGSGMALGTGGQALAQSEDSNWFVVGAGPFRSGNVKGEISSSTTGQAAVRYTQIPKIITFAAPDPSGTQLAAEPLQTIDPVSLEKNE
- a CDS encoding PVC-type heme-binding CxxCH protein, producing the protein MIRPTHLLSLALFIHLCTSLLALAAEPLPPMEAVQKFQLDESCAIELVASEPDVVDPVHIAFDSSNRLWVVEMSDYPNGPDPNQPGLSRIRVLTDTDGDGRYSDPKLFKENLLFANGLMFWEDGVIVTSNGQVLFLRDQDNDGVCDETQIWFEGFATENPQLRHNHPQLALDGYIYIANGLRGGEIVPGPDAPWEIKSPAKPLSIAGRDFRFHPRTGEYEAVAGMSQFGLTFLDGNRFVCTNRNPARQIVLENDQLTLTPGLVVNRHYEDVGPAGEDSVLYPISTTWTTSNLHANQFTAACGVQVYPDHSLGPKFHNAIFTCDPTANLVHCTRIREAGPTYRDIPDDSKREFLASTDSWFRPVNLALGPDESLYVVDMYRAVIEHPQFMPEELKDRPDLVLGRDRGRIWRIVGKAKQKPSAQTDPGQSTSQTSTQSLLKTLIIDPEHQKSSWEKEHAFRMLFERNDSQTPQHLRELQKDHQLDPMFAMAVLNSFDDVELEDMKRALNSKSSPGLTPLILKIGSDRFSTAPEWIELVNTRLESLQKLAPNDQRQTSPNIRKQVFATLGRIPWTDLTTANQDFVLDSLFAADADDDAEWIAAFLGVSARSDSDEILSKLTTFKCDPEKQETYIVVLNSLATLFARQSTADEVEERLMQTFQSPEITLQQKLACVAGISEGLKGGSRATRELLRKDNGILFANLIDDAVELFGANDPKSKIDPMICQVLGLGEDSASLQLLVAATASGHAQRASSALAAIFDRPSEQLVPTLSTLLPQRRGRIRREILQQMARSTSLAALLLDELESGAVHRTEIDDSLERSLLRIGDADQKDRAKKLLQRDPPADRVSVLAEYQHCLQLESNPSRGMKVFEQQCATCHKVGSIGVNVAPDISDSRTKTPDFFLMNILDPNRAIDANYFSYTVVDTSGRIHTGVLASETSAAMTLKQPEGKTVSIPRDEIEQVKNNGVSLMPVGLERTINPQQMADLISFLKNWRYLDGQVPSEVIKPLQP